CATATTCCACTGAAAAAGGCCCCATCACATCATTAAGCAGAGCATCACCACTCATTTATAATCTCACATCGCATCAAAACTGCCTGAGGGAAAGGCAGGCCATGCTCATTCtgtatgtttgtctttgtgtgaatctcattctgtctctcctgtctctcctcatcctctctgCTCATTCTGGAATTAAATTAGACTTCCTGCATGATACACACTCAAACATTATCATTTTACTGCATGTTTAAATGCACCTAAATCTAATGTAAGACTATAGGATTCAGCATCATAATAGCTGTAGGATTTGTCTTATATTTGTGATCAGTGTCAGCTGTTCTGTGATCTAAATAAAAACTATCCTTTCTTTCAGATTGTGATTGGAGAATGCTTCAGGATTCACCAACTACATGAGGGAACCAAGTCTTTTGTTGGGAATCCTTATGTCGCAGCCCTCTACAAGCAGGTCAGCTCTCCATAAGTGTGCTTTCTTACCCTGGGTGCACAACCTAACGCATTGACGGATTGACACTGACCGGAAgtcattcattccaatggaggtGAAAATGACGGATAGTAATGGACTAGCGCGCAGCACGGCAGCGGTTCTATTGACCATTGGACCGTGGAGGCGTTGGATTTTTCCTGCTTGGGCATTGACAACATGGGAGAAACAGAGCGTTACAGTGCCGGAAGTGGGAAATAAATTGCAATCacagttgtaaacaaacaatatctcatttatttatgcaaaagaaaaataagcataagctttgtttccactatTAAAAGTGATTGTTGACCATAGGTTGGTTTCTATGCGGTTGATAATTAATCTATATTATCGAATTTTGTGCTCATTTCCATAGCCTATTTCACGCCTATATATCAGCTCTTTCAATAGTACACTACTCAACTCGTCTTAGTTCAGTTGGTACAGTGACAGTCAACATGAGAGATCTTCGCAGGAAGATATTGCTAGCACTTCTGCTGGATGACTTCGCTAACAACTCTTGCCGACAGCATGCTAGCTAGCCACCCGCATCTGGCCAGGTCCGGCAACAACGGAACCTCGCGGTGTTGTTCTGGGGGTGGGGAATGTGTTGGGGAAACACTCcgttaaaacaggaaaaataggtTGTGCGCCCGGCGTTATGTGTTCAGGATATTGCATACATATCGTAAATGACTCGTTGCTAAACGCCTCCCCTTAACCTGTAGAGGGGTACTCTGTCTGTATAAAGAGTTTGGATGGTGGATTCTTATTTTTAGCCTCATCAACACTAAAATACAGCACAAGTGTAAGGAAGGGTTCAAACAGTGTCTGCTCATGTAAGCTGCCATTGTTAGCATGTTGCACTAACTAGCCATGCCTTACCATCTACAGTAGTAGGCCAAGGAGCTTTTCATACCACATTTTGTGGGTTACAGATTCAGTTGAAAAAAGCCGTGCTCACAACTCGCACTCACTGTGTGGGAGCCGATCCTGGATGCTACTATCAAgaccctttcccactgcacagaACCACTAACCACTAACACCCACTAGCATCtggcttttttatttaattaggaAGGCAACAGTCGGCATCACTACTGGTCAAAAGACTCGGCaatagtcacaggtatttactGGCTCTAGCTCAGCTTCCATTGGCTGTGATGGAAGTACAACACCCAGGTGGatgtgctaatgttagcctctTTGCTAACGCGATGCAATGACAGCCCATCACAAAATAATGTCCGTGTCCATCCAAGCAGTGCTCGAACATCGTTCCAAATTACTCAGCACTGAGTTTAAAAGAGAAATTGAAGGAGTAGTCTTACATtaagagaagagacagagaggcataCTTGTCTGCTGGAGAGCCGAGTGCACAGCTCTGGTCTGCTGgtaatgggaaaggagtcttaTCGCGGATTTTTAACGagttttcctgtgtttaaacAATCCGCGAACAAGCGCTAATTTTGGTGTTAAAGGGGTTTTAGAGTGTAGGCTAACAGCAGCTCTGTCTTGCTGAATTGGATTTGGGGTACAGCATTATATTCCCCGAATACATCAGTTAGTCATCAAGCCTTAAAGCTTTTTTTCTTGTATTGTTTGAAGTGAAACAGTTTTAGAAATACAAATGATGAAGCATTAATCTCATCTTTGTTTTACATGGCCAGCTATATAAGATGAGCAGCTGAACAGGTTTATGTTAGAATGAAATAACAGCCTAATTTTATAGTTTTTCTCATCATATTTACAACTTGAGGACTTACAATGCACTGCAATATAAGAGCAATGCTATCTATATCCATGTCTTCTACGTGGATCGTCATCCAGAGAGGGTGCTGACTTTTTGCCTGCGACATGTAGCTTTAGCCTCAAGTCTTTTAGCATGATATTCATGTACTGTATGAAACCATGAAGTGCACATTTTAGACTCCTTTACAGGCTTCTTGGTTTAAAATGGGGCTGCTGTAAATGTTACAAAATCAGCCAGCGACAGCATTTCAAACCAGTTTGTTAAGCTAACATTATTTTTAGTGAGTTACAGCTGGTGAAATCTGTAAGCAGCAGCTGCCACTTACGCCACAACAACGAAATGAGaagcttgtttttgtttaccaGTGTCTCACAATGAGGACTCATTGTTTAGGAATTACTAAGAATGTTGAGTGGCAAATGtgccacagtttttttttaagtaagcTGCTTTGTTATTGTGTCTAACCATTGGTGTATGTGATCTTGCAGATGGGTGTGTTTCTCTTTGGATGTGCCGTCAGCCAGTCATTCACAGACATTGCCAAGGTGTCGGTGGGTCGTATGAGACCCCACTTCTTAGATGTGTGTAAGCCAGATTTCTCCACCATCAACTGCTCACAGGGATACATCACCAACTATACCTGTGCTGGCAATGAGAGTGATGTGCAGGAGGCCAGGTTTGAGAAAACACCGTTACATACACGATATGCAGTAAATATGCTGGACTGAAAAAATCCTTCGATTGAAAAACTGACTGAAGATCTTTACTCCACAGGAAATCCTTCTTCTCAGGACATGCCTCTTTTTCAATGTATACCATGCTCTACCTGGCTGTAAGTAACCATTAagctctcttacacacacacacatcgtcacacactcacattcatgcaagcacacacatgcaaagagCCCCAGAAACAATGATTTACAGATCATAGAGGGAGTCATGGAAAGAAGGCTGGGCTGTGATTTAGGGATTTGCCACCTGAAGACAAAAGATTGTTCTTATCcacgtctcctcctcctcttctctatCTCCTCACTCAGTTCATAAAGAGTTTTATTCTCCTTTTTACCCCTCCgagagatggatggatgcgCTCCACCTGTTTTCTTAAGAGCAGCTGCGCGTGCACTTCCTGTCCTCTCCCATTTCCCTCAGTCTCTGCCTCTCACTCCACCTGTTGTGGGTGTCGGGTGAGGCTTAGCACCCTCGAGGCATTTCATGCTTCAAACAGtctaattacacacacacagacaatcaCCAGCTCATAGCTCCCCAAtcatctcctccttctcctctttctctgaaGAGGGAAGAAGACAGTCAGTGTTTTGGGTCTGGCTGGCTCAAGCTTTGTTAAAGGGTGGTCTCGGTTCTCACAGTGTGCTGACAGTGGAAGTTCTGGTGTGTCGTAGTGTATTGTCATGCAGTGAGAACTTGCTGCGGGTATTTCCCAGCCTCTGGATGAACCTACAGCTGCATTCTGGTCAGACCAAGGAAAAGAGATGAATTAAAAGCAGGGGAAAAAGCAGAGAGGGAACGGACATGTGATGCATCCAGACCACAGTGTGACACAATAGTCAGAGACCAGTGTTCCAGCTGCGGCGAGCTCAGGACCTCAGCCAGAGGAGGCTGGTGCAAACAGTGgaacagaaagaggagaggaggtacAGCTTGTAGTTTATGTTTTGGAACATAAAACCAGCCTGAAACAAAGCCCACTGGAGGCATTCCCAGTGGAAAAAGGAATCTgcagcatttttgttttgtttttgccggCTGAAAACGAGTCATGTGACATCACGTTTTCACTCACAGAGCCTCCTTCTCTCTTAAAATCTTCTTAAAGACGTATCATTGTGTTTCTCATTTGTCGTCCTCAAGGAGACGTTACTAATCTTAAGTTAAATCAATAGAACATGAGGACGGATAATGGCTGCAAGTTTAATCGCTGGCTTAAGATGCATGATATATCccataataatacatttaaagatGATGCATTTAGGTCGCcatattcattttctgtccttTTGGTCAAATAATAgaataattaataaatcaaCCATTCATGTCTACAATAGATAGATATAATGAATCCTCTCTTTCTTAGGTCTCTTTTTGGCCCTTGTTTTCTCCCCCTCGTCCTCACCAGGGTGAAAGTGTCACTTCCACAGTGTGGCTGTCGCCTAGCTCTCCCCCCCATCCCCCAGTCGTCTGCTAATTGCCACTCTTTGATTTCGAggcacttcatttcctgcaaaGCTCGACTGAGAGCTGCGTTTGCGTCTGATGTGGTTTTGAGCTGCGACTTCACAGCGCCACGTTCTTCTGCGATGGCACGTAGATAACTGGCACAGATGACACGGCACGCTGCTCAGCTACAACCGCAACCACAGAGAACAAGCGTGTGTGAGCATTCATGCGTCCTACTGAGCTATCTTTTGTTTTGTCTAATGTGCAAACACACGATCCAGTGGCAAAGGACTGGGCGCATTTCTGTGGGTTATTCGTGCTTACTGGGCCTGCTGTCGCCGAGGCAGATAGCATGTTGTTTGTTAAATAAAAGCCaatatgtttgtttgtgatCAGAGTGGTTTTAACCACAGCTATGCTTCCGTCTCACAGCATGGTGTGAACCAGAAGAGAGGATGGGAAGGGGGAAGCCGTGTAAAACGAGCCCTCACTCTCATTCTTTCTTAcgttgttgtgtgttttcttttattgaacACTGAGTCACAGcgagaaagacagagggagaagatCTCACTGGAATGAGCTGGATTCCTTCAGAAACCACCAGACTTTGTGTCGCTCTTGTCTCCATCTGTCATGGGAATCTGCTGGGACTccgtttgttgttgtgttttattgttgttttcctcTGATCTAACTGTTTAAGACGCACAACAAATTTATGGGAGGACAGCTAGGGTCAGAAAGGCAAGTGCCTGAGTCTATTTAAGTCTTTCGAGTTTGATTTATAGAGGAGACGAAAATCCATTTTGAGACTTTAAGAAGGTCGTTAACCTTCTGAATTGCTTATCGTGACTTCATGTGTTCACACTTCTGCTGAATCAGAGTTGGATGAGTTATTTGGGTTTACTCACTGCCATCCACTCAGATAGGGCCAAGTTGAACGGGTCACTGTAACTCTCTCTTTTTGGCTAAGTGCTCATCCTTTCTCCTACAACCTCTATCAAAGCCTGCTTAAAACTGAGAGGTTTAGGATGTTGCGTCATGGCTGCAGGACGCCAGACAAAAGTACTTATCAGCAGTCCTCGCCCGCTACCTGAGAACCACATTGGAGGAAACCTGAAGTCTAAACATCCCTGCTGCCAGGGAGGAGAGAGCGAGAGCAGAAGGGATGGGAGGGATCACTTCCTCTGCGTCCACAAGGAGAAGAACAATGATAGAGTGTCGTAGAGGAAGTGCAAGGGAGCTTTACACCTACAGGAGCTTATAGTGGATGGGGGTTGATGGGAAGCACTGCGGCTTTCTGCTGGTATTGTTAGCCTAGCTGATTATAAGACGCAAGGTAGACCTTGGCTGAGGCTGGCCCTCCCATGCCCTCTGTCTCTGGGTGTGAGACAATGGAAATTGGAGGGTACGAGTGGTGTAGAAACACAGGATGTCTGAGGGACCTGGGCTGATCTCACCGCTGTGCGTGTTTGAGGATATAAAGAGAGAGACGGCGTGTATTTGCACTTCTAAGAGTGACTGAAAGTGACCTTGGACCCAGTCATTCCTGTTTTGGCTCTTCTCTGTCTTTATCATGACCCAGAAGATGGTTTTTGGCTGCAGGCGCAGTGGGGGGGTGCATCCGCTTTGTCCTCTATTTACTCTAATAGAGGGGAGCGAGTTCATCCCTACAAAGTGTTGAAATGTTCATGGTAgggtatgtatgcatgtatgtgtgtgtgtgtgtgtgtgtgtgtgtgtgtgtgtgtgtgtgtgtgtgtgtgtattccagTGGCTCTCTGTGGTCTTGCTGTTTTTACAGCTGGGATGTTTAACCATGAATCAGTCATGTCCGGGTCTCAGGCAGTCGAGTGTGTGTTGTGGAAGAGATTATGTGTTTCTTTGCGGCTCTGGCCAGCCTGCCCACTTTGATTCAGTCTAGACCTCTCAGACAGTAataatacacatgcacacacacagaaacacgcGCTGCAGGTGTACACCTTGGTGTGCAGGTCATTACTGGCATCAGAGAGGACTGACAACCACATTGATAATGCATGTTTTACACCAGTAAATTCTTTATTTAAGGGTTTGTGTGTCAGAGTTTTTACACAATAACTGTGCATAATTGATTCTGTTGtttggaggaaaataaataacatcatctctctgttttctcaGTTTTATCTCCAGTCCAGGTTCTCATGGCGTGGCGCTCGTCTCCTCCGCCCGCTGCTCCAGTTCACCCTGTTGATGATGGCCTTTTACACCGGCCTATCACGTGTGTCCGACCACAAGCACCACCCGACCGACGTCCTGGCTGGCTTTGTGCAGGGAGCCCTGGTGGCCTACTGCATAGTGAGTACACATGTCacgcaaagagacacataaatCCAACACGCAACCTGCTTGAAAATATAATCCGAGTGATAAAGCACGAAGGCATATATCTTTCCGCAACTTAATACTTTTCTATAATTGACCGTCGGGGATCCTACAGACGCACCGACCTTCAAATAAAGTCTGCCTCTGCCTAGCTCTTTCTTTGACTTTTTCtgttctcttctttctctgaaaaagagaaatggaGCAAGCAGTGAAGTGAGGAGAATCTGATTCCCTTTAATGAATAACACATTGCGTGGAGTCAGGCCCTTGTTCAGgagggtgtgcgtgtgtgtgtgtgctagtaTGAATCCATACTCTGCAAACTTCTTTGCTACTTTTGTGACATATCGTCGCAGCAGTTGCCAGATGATTTTTGTAACCCTCGTCATTACACTAAGCTAGACGGAGCCAAGGAAAATTGAATTCGGGTCAAGAGGAAAATGGAGGGAGTgtaaaaagagagagagcaggagcgtgcgcgagaaagagagagagagggaggattAGCCTTTGAAACAGGAATGAGGCTGTTAATTATTTTGGGTTTTTTATTTGGCGGCTCTGGTTCTATCAGCACAGCAGGCCCCTGCTAAACTCTGCTGCCTCTGGGAAATGCATGgaaagacacactcacacacacacacacacacacacatgagcagCCCTTACCTTTCTACACGATCCAAATCATGAACGTGGAAAGGATTAGATTCATAAACTTTAGCAAGACCTCAGTAGTGGCGCCTAGGCAGACTTTGGCACAGCTAAAATGCACATGCacgctctctcacacactcacacacacacacacacacacacacacagcacaccaGTGTCCTTGAATGCCAGGATTATTCAAGCATCCAAAACAAGCAGAAATCAATGAGTAACAATAGACAGTAATGCTCTGGCAAAATCAGCACTCCTCCAGCtgggcgaagctcctggacgaCATCAGCTTTGacaagagggggaaaaaagaatgTTCTCAGAAGTATGCTCAATGTATGAGCTTGACCTCTGGATGGGCAGATCTGGCAGGAGGAGCGAAGGGAGGGAAGTGACAGGAGAGAGAGTAGCCTTGTCTACATCTTGGCTCGGGATGAGCGTGGGTTTAATCCAACTCGGCTATTCCACAACCCTCAGAGAGACAgcttaacacacaaacacacagacgcacTGTTCACATCCACATGCATACACAACACATGTACATACGTATACACAGACGCACGCGCACTCATTTTGAAACCCCTGCCGATCAAGGAGGTGAGGTTAGTTTTACGATCCTTGACGCCCGTTCTGATTTGCCCAGTCTTAGTAGAAACACACATCTGTGAATACTTTAGCTCGGCTGTTTCAGCCTCTcaatgagcagcagagcagaaagGACCTGACAGGAGATGAGTGGAGGCAGGACAGAGGCAGTATGAAGCCTGTTTGCCTGAAAAAAGCCAGCAGAAAGAACTAAATCAAAGCATGAACATACTTGGATCTTATGTTAACAAGTGTGCAGGTTCCAGTCATTGATCTTTTAAATGTCGAGTTTGAAATATAAGAGCAAAAGCACGAGTTCACACTTTGAAATCAGAGATGTTCAGAGCACTGAAACAGTCTTTTAAATGTCTCCGCTTGGATCTGCTACATGTCCTCTTGATGTACAGTGATAGTTGTTCATAAGTGTGCCTTTGATTTGTCTTTGAAGGTCACTGAGAATACACTGTAACAACATGACGAAGGCTTTGAGGGTTCAGTCTGTATCCCATACTGGTTGTAGAAGCAGCTTTGTTGTTGGAGAACTTTGGGCGTCATTTACCCACTGTTCTTAAGAAGACATTTCTTCTTGAAACTTAGTTTTCTCCAAAGTTTTCTTATTTGGGATTTGTTCTTGGGTAAGATCAGACTCTACACACTCTCAAGAGCATTGTTACACACACTTTGTGCTGAAATGTTTGTGCACAACAATAATATTTGTATAATTTACAATACTTATAAATAGTTATGTTGTATCACTTTACAAAAACCATTATGGtctttaaaggccctgacacaccaagctaaCCATCGTCTGTTGGTCAAAGTTGGGCCGTTGGTGAGCGTTTGCCACCCTCATCAGTGAGGTATGTCCTGCACCATTGGCCCTTGTTGGTGCTAGTTGGCGCTAGTTGGCTTTTTTTCCGTCAATTCAGTTGTTGAATCAGCGTTATCAGTTCAGCttagtgcacaagaagagaaacgaaagtgaggaaagtaaacaaagagttAACATCAAGAGGGATTGAgatcaaaacacacttgttccATTAGGCAAGATTAGTTTTCTTTAGCCTTTGCGCTTTTTAGCAGGAACGTTTTGGTTCGTGgttctgcttcttcttcatcttATTCGTCCTTTTCTTCTATTTCTGTGGGTGCACACGGCCCTGCAGTCTCATGCCCTTTTATGGGGATTGGCGGGCTGTTTACCTTTGCTGGCACGTGCATTAAACTTACAGGGACAATAAGATTCATCATTACGAGAACACATGTACGAACAGTTCTGCTGTCTTAGACCACGTCATGACAAAGACTTTTCTCGGGACCTTTCTTCAAATTTTAGAAATAAAACTTAGGAAGATATTGGTGAATATGACCCCTGTAGCCAATCATTCTCATAAGATGCTTCCATGAAGCAGTTGATATTTAAGAGCCCCATGGCAGCTTGGGTAATGTGGTCCATAAATCTTTCCTGAGCTTGCGTACGTACAGtggagacatggagacagcAGCCTCCGGACACTCACACTGCACTTGTCCTGATACAAAAGTCTGATTCAAAGAACAAAAGAACGCAGTGGTGCAAATTATTGGATTTTCACGTCAGTCCCAAGTGTGTGATTGTGAACAATTGTTCTAAATATCACATGATGAGTTATACAGTATAGCCTTGTGGAAAAGTATCTTCCTTTCCAAATACATTTGAGTAATTGGCTGTAGAGAATTGTATTATTCCATGACTTTATTGTCAGGGCTATTCCAGGTTTCCCCAGGCTACCGTTACCTCTTTAATCCCACTGTTCTCCGTGTTGAGTGCCAGTAAATGAACAATACAAACCTGAGGCAGGAATGAACACATTCATGTGTAGTGACGTGTTCGACTGCGGCTTTGCTGTAAGTTAATTGCTGCTTTGTCTTTCCTCACATTTGATGACAGATGGTGCCTGAGTCAGATACATTAagagttttttttgttaagaaTATGTAGATGAATGTCTGTTTTGAGTCAGACTCCAGACTCTGTCTGCAGGGCTCTGATCCAGAGATTCAAGGAACCACAACAGGAAGTGGTCCGTCTGTCCTACCTGGCACTTCCTTTCAGACGCAGTGACCTACTTTTCAACATGTGTGGTAACAAAGGTCAAAAGGGCCCAATCCAGCAGGAAGCAG
This sequence is a window from Epinephelus lanceolatus isolate andai-2023 chromosome 6, ASM4190304v1, whole genome shotgun sequence. Protein-coding genes within it:
- the plpp3 gene encoding phospholipid phosphatase 3 isoform X1; protein product: MQKYMYEKAMAQETRNGGTSTLNNNNGVDNSKKKLLIALDIFCLLLAMLPSLVLHRTSIRPYQRGLYCSDSSLRYPYKKSTVPSSVLTSVGLTLPAVSIVIGECFRIHQLHEGTKSFVGNPYVAALYKQMGVFLFGCAVSQSFTDIAKVSVGRMRPHFLDVCKPDFSTINCSQGYITNYTCAGNESDVQEARKSFFSGHASFSMYTMLYLAFYLQSRFSWRGARLLRPLLQFTLLMMAFYTGLSRVSDHKHHPTDVLAGFVQGALVAYCIVFYVSDLFKPRVKPATPPPSPIKKELLPSSDIIERNNHHNMV
- the plpp3 gene encoding phospholipid phosphatase 3 isoform X2; protein product: MQKYMYEKAMAQETRNGGTSTLNNNNGVDNSKKKLLIALDIFCLLLASLPFLIIETSTIKPYQRGFYCSDESIRYPRKEGDTISDAVLCGVGILIAIFSIVIGECFRIHQLHEGTKSFVGNPYVAALYKQMGVFLFGCAVSQSFTDIAKVSVGRMRPHFLDVCKPDFSTINCSQGYITNYTCAGNESDVQEARKSFFSGHASFSMYTMLYLAFYLQSRFSWRGARLLRPLLQFTLLMMAFYTGLSRVSDHKHHPTDVLAGFVQGALVAYCIVFYVSDLFKPRVKPATPPPSPIKKELLPSSDIIERNNHHNMV